In Patescibacteria group bacterium, the genomic stretch TGGTTATAGAGGGTTACTTTTGCCATACGGTCTTCCCTTCACGGCCGACGATCATGAGCAGCGTCCCATGGGCTCCTGGCACCGCGCCTTTGATGGCGAGCGTGCCTTTCGCCGCATCGACGGCAACCACTTCGAGGTTCTTGACGGTCACGCGCGAGGCGCCCATGTGGCCGGCCATGCGCTGGCCCTTGCTGACCGGACCCTGGCGCTGCGAGGCGATGGATCCCGGCATGCGCATCTGGTCCTTCTGGCCGTGCGTAGCCGGACCGCCGGAGAACCCGTGGCGCTTCATCACGCCCTGGAACCCCTTTCCCTTGGAAATCCCCGTCACGTCGACCATGGTGCCGGGCACGAACGCGTCGACGGTCACCGCGTCGCCCCGCTTGAGGTCGGTCGCGGAAACGCGGAATTCGCGCAGGGTGCCGACCTGCGGCAGGTCCTTAAGGTGTCCCGCTTCTGACATGGGCAGGGCCTTCTTCACGCCGGTCCCGATCTGGACGGCAGAATACCCGTCAATCTCGGTGGTCTTCACCGCCGTGACGACGTTGGGCTGCGTGGTGACGATCGTGACAGGCACGACGGTCCCGTCCTCCCTGAAATGTTGCGTCATTTCGAGCTTGCGCCCGATGATGAATGGCATAGCGTCCATGTATTGGTCCGTGGATGGTCACGGACATACCCCGGCTTCCTAAGCGAAAAGCCAGAAGTCGAGAGACATCCGCACGATGCATCCCGGCTTCTGACCCTTGTTTTCCCACAGACAGGCGCGGGAAAGGCAAGGTTGTATGGGGTCGATGGTAATGAGAGGGACTCCTGAATGCAGCCGTTTGAAGCTCCGGAAGGTTTTCCAATGGATCTTTCTTCCGTGTTCTTCGAGCTGTTCGCGGGATGGACCCACGGAACGGGCCGGGTCAACGACCTAGCCACATCCGTGGATCAATCACTTAGGTCTTTATCTCTACGTCCACTCCAGCCGGCAAGTTGAGGCTCATGAGCGAATCCATGGTGCGCTCGGTCCATTCGCTGATGTCGATGAGCCGCTTATGGATGCGCATCTCATACTGCTCGCGGCTGTCCTTGTCGATGAACGTCGACCGGTTCACCGTGAACTTGCGCTTCTCCGTGGGGAGAGGCACGGGCCCCAGGATCTTCGCTCCGGACCGCTCCGCCGTCTTGATGATGGTCTGGGTGGCCTGGTCAATGATCTTGTGGTCGTACGCGCGGATCTTGATGCGGATCCTCGACTTCTCCTCCTGGTCCTTTTTTGCTGGTTGCGCCACAGGGGAAGGAACGGTTAACCGGAACGGTGAGTTACTTGAGGATCTTGGTCACCACGCCGGCTCCGACGGTGCGGCCACCTTCGCGGATGGCGAACTTGGACTTCTCCTCGAGCGCCACCGGGACGATGAGGGCCACCTTCAGCTTCACGGTGTCACCCGGCATCACCATCTCCACGCCTTCCGGGAGGGTCACCTCGCCGGTCACGTCGGTGGTGCGGATGTAGAACTGCGGCTTGTATCCCTTGAAGAACGGCTTGTGGCGGCCGCCTTCCTCCTTGGAGAGGGCGTACACCTCGCCTTCAAATTCGGTGTGCGGGGTGATGGAACCGGGCTTGGCGAGCACCATGCCGCGCTCGACGTCTTCCTTCTTGACGCCGCGCAGGAGCAACCCGGCGTTGTCGCCGGCCATGCCGGACTCGAGCTGCTTGTTAAACATCTCGATGCCGGTGACCACGGTCTTCGTGGCCTCCGGTCGCAGGCCGATCATCTCCACGTCCTCGTTGATCTTCACCTGTCCGCGCTCGATGCGGCCGGTCACGACGGTGCCGCGACCCTCGATGGAGAACACGTCCTCGATCGGCATCAGGAACGGCTTGTCGGTCTCGCGGACCGGGTCCGGAATGAAGGAGTCAAGCGCGGCCACGAGGTCGAGGATCGGCTTGGAAGCCGCCGGGTCGGACGGGTTGGCAAGCGCCTTGGAAGACGAACCGCGGATGACCGGGGTGGTGGCGCCGGGGTATTGGTACTTGGTAAGGAGGTCGCGGACTTCCTGCTCCACGAGGTCGATGAGCTCCGGATCATCCACCATGTCCACCTTGTTGAGGTACACGACGATGGCGGGAACGCCCACCTGGCGGGCGAGCAGGATGTGCTCGCGGGTCTGCGGCATGGGGCCGTCAGCAGCGGACACGACGAGGATCGCGCCGTCCATCTGGGCGGCACCGGTGATCATGTTCTTGATGTAGTCGGCGTGTCCCGGACAGTCCACGTGCGCATAGTGGCGCTTTTCGGACTCGTATTCCGTGTGGGCCGTGGCAATCGTGATGCCGCGGGCCTTGGACTCCGGTGCCTTGTCGAGATCATCCACGCCCTTCTTCTGGGCAATGCCGCCGTGCGCGGCGAGCACGGCCAAGATGGCCGCCGTGGTGGTGGTCTTGCCGTGGTCGACGTGGCCGATGGTGCCGACGTTCACGTGCGGCTTGCTGCGTTGAAAGACGTCTGCCATACGCGTAATGAGGTCGAGCCCAATGGGCGAAAAGAGCTCTTTAATTAGCGAATTATTGATGTAGATGAAAGATGTGGCCAAGTATAGCAGGGCCCCCTGAACTGCGCAAGTTTGCTGGGGTCCCTGCGTTTATTCTACCGGTTCGAGGTAAAACTGATCCTCATCGAAGGAGTCTTTCTTGGCTGAATTAAGGTTCATTCCAGGGCTCTTGGGGGCGTCTTTCTCCTCCTCGCCCTGATAGGCCATGAACTGGCGAAGCACGTCCTCCCGTTCGCCGTCGCTCATTTTGCCTATATCCCAGGTGTCTCCGGCCTCGTTTGCCGGTTTCATGAGGTCAAAAAGGTCCGGCGGAGGCGCATCTTCGTCCTTAGGCTGCAATGGTCGGATGTCCCGATCTTGACGTAGGCTCGGACCATCCATCCTCCCCGTCCTTTCCACCTTTTCAGTATTTTCGACCCTTTCAACCTTTCCGGGCCCCAAAAGCCCTTCATACTGGTCCAAACCCATCACCACGAAGGCGTCCTCGCCTTCCGGATCGGTGATAATCACCCGATCTCCGGTGCGTTTCGACAGTTCCAGGATGCGGCGGATATTCTTCATAATGCGAGCATCTTACCGTTCGCATCTCCCCTGTCAACCGACCAAATATTGGCTAACCTTGGCATAAGGGTTGACAAAATCCCCTCGGTATGGTATTCTACCCCTCGTGCTGAGTTATCTCAGGTCTGAGAGATCCTCCGAATACGAAGGAATCTACACAGGACTGGAAGAAAC encodes the following:
- the tuf gene encoding elongation factor Tu produces the protein MADVFQRSKPHVNVGTIGHVDHGKTTTTAAILAVLAAHGGIAQKKGVDDLDKAPESKARGITIATAHTEYESEKRHYAHVDCPGHADYIKNMITGAAQMDGAILVVSAADGPMPQTREHILLARQVGVPAIVVYLNKVDMVDDPELIDLVEQEVRDLLTKYQYPGATTPVIRGSSSKALANPSDPAASKPILDLVAALDSFIPDPVRETDKPFLMPIEDVFSIEGRGTVVTGRIERGQVKINEDVEMIGLRPEATKTVVTGIEMFNKQLESGMAGDNAGLLLRGVKKEDVERGMVLAKPGSITPHTEFEGEVYALSKEEGGRHKPFFKGYKPQFYIRTTDVTGEVTLPEGVEMVMPGDTVKLKVALIVPVALEEKSKFAIREGGRTVGAGVVTKILK
- a CDS encoding 30S ribosomal protein S10 gives rise to the protein MAQPAKKDQEEKSRIRIKIRAYDHKIIDQATQTIIKTAERSGAKILGPVPLPTEKRKFTVNRSTFIDKDSREQYEMRIHKRLIDISEWTERTMDSLMSLNLPAGVDVEIKT
- the rplC gene encoding 50S ribosomal protein L3 → MPFIIGRKLEMTQHFREDGTVVPVTIVTTQPNVVTAVKTTEIDGYSAVQIGTGVKKALPMSEAGHLKDLPQVGTLREFRVSATDLKRGDAVTVDAFVPGTMVDVTGISKGKGFQGVMKRHGFSGGPATHGQKDQMRMPGSIASQRQGPVSKGQRMAGHMGASRVTVKNLEVVAVDAAKGTLAIKGAVPGAHGTLLMIVGREGKTVWQK
- a CDS encoding type II toxin-antitoxin system Phd/YefM family antitoxin: MKNIRRILELSKRTGDRVIITDPEGEDAFVVMGLDQYEGLLGPGKVERVENTEKVERTGRMDGPSLRQDRDIRPLQPKDEDAPPPDLFDLMKPANEAGDTWDIGKMSDGEREDVLRQFMAYQGEEEKDAPKSPGMNLNSAKKDSFDEDQFYLEPVE